The Nitrospira sp. nucleotide sequence TCGGCCTCGAAATGGCTGAACCCGATCCAGCGCAACGACTGGGGATCGATCAGCGCCCCCACCGCTTCCTTCACCGCCGGAAACAGCGCGCGAGGACCGGTGTGAAAAAGCAGCGGCTCGGCATCGCGCACGAGGAACTGGCTGAACTGCAGATTGAACGGCTCGAGAAATGTCGTGATGCGGAACAGGTCCGGAGCGACTTCAGTAATCTGCGCCATAGGTCCTCCTCGTAGGGTGAGACGGACATCGTACGAGCCCTCCGACGGGAGGGTCAATCCGCGCAAACCATTAGGAAGCAGCGGGAGACGCCGACGCGGGCCCCGTCTATCGCAAGTCCGTCGGCGCTCGAATAAACCGCCTTCCCGAGCCCATTACTGGTAGGATGACAAGGTTCATCTCGTCAGCCTCTCGCATCGATTGAAAGGAACTGCACGTGAATACAACACAGGTCATCGCAGCAGGCATCGTACTTGCGCTCATCGGAACCCCGGCCGTCTCCCTGGCGAAAGCCCGGGGCGGATCAGGCGGAGGGTATTCCAGCGGATCCCGGAGCAGCAGTGCCTCCGGCAACATCGGCAGCCGGGGTTCGCGGACCCACGACCAGAACGGCGCCCAGCCGATCCAACAATCGACCACCCCGAAGCCGGCCACAGCGACCCCGCAATCAGCGGCAGCCGGTCAGGCCCCCATGGCCCAACCGACGCCGGCCTCGCAACCGTCCTTTTTACAGCGCAATCCCCTTCTGGCCGGGATCGCCGGCGGCCTCTCCGGATCCTGGATCGGCCACATGCTCTTCGGCGCCACCGAGAGCAGCGCCAAAACGAACGAAGCCGGTGAGGCTGTCGGCCAGGCAGCCGGCGCAGCCGGCAACAGCGGCCTCCTCCTGTTTCTCATGATCCTGGGAGCCGGCGCCGCCTATTACTTTCTGAAAGTCCGGCGGACTCCCGCCCCGGTGCTGTCCGGCATCACGCGAAGCAGCGCCGTCGCCGGAAGCCTGCTGGCGGAATCCTCAGCGACCGCCCTCCGGCCCGCGACGACCGACCTCGATCTCACCACCGCAGACAAAGCCGCGTTTCAGCAGCTCCTGACCGACATTCAGACCGCCTGGAGTTCACAGGACCTGGCAGCATTGAAACGGTTCGTCACACCGGAGATGCTCACCTACTTCACCACCGCCCTGGCAGAGAACACGAGTCAGGACATTGAGAACCATGTCGACAATGTGGTCCTCGGCCGCGCGGATGTCCGCGAAGCCTGGATCGAACATGCGACGCAGTACGCCACGGTGGGGCTCCACTGGAGCGCCCGCGACTATACCGTCTCAATGAAGAAGCAGCGCGGAGAACCGGGCTATCTCATCGACGGCAGCGACGAAACCCCGGCCGAATCCAGCGAAGTCTGGACCTTCATGCGATTCGGGGATGGCAAGTGGCTCCTGTCGGCGATTCAACAGTAACCAGCAGCGGGACACGGCACGATCGGCGGATCACCCGCCGATCGTGAGCCAGAGATACGGCGTCAGATAATAGGCCGCGAAGGAGAGCAATACCCCGATCACCGCCCCGAACAAACCTGCCACATAGAGCCCGGCGAAGGGGGACAGAAACACAATGAGGATCATCAGCAGCGCAAGCGACCGATGGCCCTCATAGAACCGCCGGCGGTATTCAGAGTTGAAGGAATGCATGAGAGAAGGATGGGAAGAACTCGGCATAGGCTGAGTATAGAACAACGCTCCCATCCAATGCATGCGGGACAGCAGGCGCGTCCCGGACGCGAGTCTCCACCGAGCCGGGAGCCGTAGAAGCGGTTGTCGAGCGAGCGGAGCGGTCAGCGCACCCAGGGCGGCGTGACCGGCGGCGGAG carries:
- a CDS encoding TIM44-like domain-containing protein produces the protein MNTTQVIAAGIVLALIGTPAVSLAKARGGSGGGYSSGSRSSSASGNIGSRGSRTHDQNGAQPIQQSTTPKPATATPQSAAAGQAPMAQPTPASQPSFLQRNPLLAGIAGGLSGSWIGHMLFGATESSAKTNEAGEAVGQAAGAAGNSGLLLFLMILGAGAAYYFLKVRRTPAPVLSGITRSSAVAGSLLAESSATALRPATTDLDLTTADKAAFQQLLTDIQTAWSSQDLAALKRFVTPEMLTYFTTALAENTSQDIENHVDNVVLGRADVREAWIEHATQYATVGLHWSARDYTVSMKKQRGEPGYLIDGSDETPAESSEVWTFMRFGDGKWLLSAIQQ